CGAAAATCCCCGCTGGACGGATCGCACAGGTCAACAGCTTGGCCCCGCCTTCacctcctttttcttgccCGTTAGCCTCCAAGACCATCTTTTCAGCAGCGACCTTTGTCTCGTTATACGCATCCAATGGGACAGCAGGATAATCCAGCCTCTCGTCGGCATTGCAGATATCCTCCTTGCCAGAGTAGATTACACCGCCAGAAGAAGTGTAGACGAGCTTGGAgacggtggaggaaggggagaggatggcgtCGAGGAGGGTACGGGTACCGGTGACATTGACTTTCTCGTACAATGCACGGCCCATACCGTGGGTAGGGGAAGCAGTATGGATGACTACTGTTGCTTGAGACTAGATACGGTCATAGATGGATGTTAACACACGCATAGAAGCGGAAAGAAGTAATGAGTGGGAAACgtggggagggggaagaacGTACCTTGGCGAGCGCGTTCTCGACGTCTTGGGGGTTTGATAAATCCCCAATGTAAAAGTTGACATTACTACCCATCCCATCAACATCACACTTTATTCAACGCTCTGAAAGATGGCCAACAACTCACGAATCAAAGTGTCTTTGGACAATGTCAAACACCGAGACCTGCGTCTCTCCCCTACCCAAGAGCTGCTCGACAATATGTCTGCCGAGAAATCCGCATCCACCAACGACGAGGTACGATTCGAACGTGGGTGGTGAGTTAGacatcttttcttttctggTGGTGGGGAAAAAGTAATGAAAGAATAGTTGAGATGGGAAAAGGTGAATCCAAtccatttcctttccttcgaTGGGCAGCACGCGAGGTGGATGTATGGCACCACAAGTCAGTTACGTAAAGGGCATGCAGCGTCGGTGTTATGTAAGACAATGAATGTATGAGAGCATGTCTGACTTTTGGCCTTCGTTCGCTTATACTGAGGTTTATCCCATTCTCCTATTCCCATCTACATACAAGAAGCTGCTTCCGTATCTTTTACATTCCTTGATAAATGGTGAATCAGGAGACCTACATAAATTGCATATGTTAATTTCCTTTCGAAATATTTCAACAAGTGTCTTCATTAGTATAACGGTTAGTATAACCGCTTCTCAATGATTGGATTTATCCAGTTTTGTTCGCGGTAGACCAGGGTTCAACTCCCTGATGGAGAATTACTTTTTGTACTTTTTATTGACTCTAGCATACCAATAGGAAGTTGTGTAAGGGCAAAAGAGCTTTTTGAGAGCAAAACAAAGCAGCAATTTTTTTTCCGATTTCGGAAAATAACTCGCTGAAACGCCAATTCCTCATCGTGGTGCTCAGCTGCTGCGGCTTCCATTTTATTATGGTAACAGTTCTTCATTACCAACCGCGGTCGGTAGGGATGATATTTTATAGCTGAAGTTCGAGATCGGCTGTTGATCAAGAAGcatcgagaaggagatcGAGAAGGACAGTGAGAAAGACAGCAACGAAGAAGTAAATTAGCCTCTTAAAAGCACAAGTTCCATTATTAACGAAGCAGCTAAATATAACAGATTAATCCGTCGGAAGAGAACATATGCTCAGCAGATCAGATCGAGACAACGTTGGAAGCCGCGTCCGACATCGTGGGAAACCTCCATTTTTAACGGTCTtcgagaaaaaaaaatattTCTTCGTTTGTTCGCAAGAAAATCTGCGCTCTTTTATAATCTCATTCGCGATGAAGATATATACATCATGCGAAGGCCTGGAAAAAGTATAAAAAGTAATTCTCCATCAGGGAGTTGAACCCTGGTCTACCGCGAACAGAACTGGATAAATCCAATCACTGAGAAGCGGTTATACTAACCGTTATACTAATGAAGATATTGGTAAAATGTATCTGTGTATATGCGTCATAATAATAACTttatcatgatcatgagGACTCGCTTGACACATTGATACTTTACTATGCTTCTATCAGTATAGAACCAAAGCTATTTCTATTAAACAAGGCAAAGCCTTCGATCGTCCTGAGATTACAAAGCACTGCGTCCATTCCCATTTACCAAGATACATTAGCAGGAAAAGTCATGCACATTTACCGACCTCTTGCCACTACACCATACGAAAGTCTCAAATCATATCAtaccatctcatctcatctctAATCTAACCAAAgtaaagaaaaaaagggaactACACAGCACCAACACCGGGAACAGAAGTAGCAGCGGGAGCAGACTCAGACGTCTCCTTGGCCTTTGGTCGGGGGTCGATCTTTCTAGTGGGGTCTTGGAAGTATTGGAGGACTTCGTCGGTGACGGCGGCTCGGTTCtagaaagaaaaaaaggttaACCATTGTACGGAAGAATTTttcaggaaggagagaagagtaATGAAAGACAAACCTTTTGGAACTCGGCAACAACCTCTTGGAGCTTCTCAATACAagcctccttcatctctctaGTACTCAAAGTACCCTTCCTATACTCAGTCGCCAACTTCTCCATTTTggcatcatcctcttcaaagaaACTCAAGTACTGATACGCGATATCCACATCAGGGTTCCCGCCATACTTTTCGTGGTCTTCCTTCGTCGCACCACCACCGGAGAAGGCGTGGGACTTGATTTTTTTGGCGATCTTTTTAGCATCGTCTGTCATAAAGATGGCGGTGTTCTCCTTCGAGGCGGACATCTTGGTACCGGCACCTTGGAGGGCTGGGAGGAATTTGGCGTGAAGGAGAGCAGGTTTCTTGTAGCCCAATCGGTCGGCAGAGTCTCGGGTGAGGAGGAACTTGAATGAATGTTCAGCTGCGCACATTTCGAAGtaagagatgaaagagtACTCACGTAAGGGTCCTGATCGATGGCACAAGGGATCAAAGCAGGAATGTCGTCGCGAGTACCAAAGATTTGAGGGAAAGAGTTGCAGAATGAAGGGGTAGCTTGAACGGCGGCAAAGTGGAACATGCCGACGTTGTCAGAGTCGCTAAAGCCGAAAATGTTTCTGCTTTGGCTGAGGGTGATAGTCTTGGAGATGAGGTTGACATTCTCGTAGAAGACACCACTGTAGTCTGGTTAGAAGGGTGTTTACTGCAGGGAAGTTGCGACATACCTGACTGTGTTCAAGtcggagaagatgaaggtcTTCTCAGGGATGACACCACAAGCAATGATATCTTTGATGTTGTCCTGGCCCATCTTCTTGTAGTATCGGAGGAGATCAAGAggcttcttggccttgatCTTTTTCATGAGCTCCTGCTGCTTCTTGGCGTCTCGTTCAAGGAGGTATTTTTCATCGTCAGTGATCTGGATGACGAGAGGAACGTTGAAGACCCGTTGCAAGTAACTGACACATTCATCAGTCACGCAtcgagatgaagatgatggaacTTACGCAGTGAACATGAAGGGGACAAGGTGGCCCATGTGCATGGAGTCACTACTGGGTCCTCGACCAGTGTAAAGGTAGAAGGGTTGTCCCTTTTCGTATCGATCGAGGATCAAGTTGAAGTCTCTGCCATAATAATGAGTTATCGCATCGGGCTTGAGAACAAGAGAATGAACTGACCGATGAGAGTAAAAAGTACCTCGTCTcaagagaggatgaggctTCTGACCAGTGAGTCTCTCAAATCGCTCGAGCAATTcttgggagatgagggTAGCACCAAATCGTTTTGTGACTTTCTCATAGTCGCTGGAAAGATATTAGGGACGAGTAAAAAACCCTTTGAAAAAGATGCTTACATGGCGAGCTCCCTTCCGGAAGCATCGACACCACCTTCAACATCAAAAGGAGTAATCTTCTGCTCCTTGACAGTCGCAGGAGCGCTAATTTCCTCAGCTTCAGGGATGGTAGGTGTTCTGGGAAGAGCGGGCTCGCTAGAACAGATCAGTATGATTTTATCCGCCCTTcgcaaaaaagaaatgacTTACGCCCTGCTGGTATGTCTGGAGTGAGTCATCCTCTTGGGCTCCTTGACAGCTTCAGGCACCTCATCCGCGAGCTTGATCTTTTCCCAGTCATCGGCACTGACACCTTGCTTGCCACCATTGTCCTCCCTGGAGGCAGAActtccaccttcttcaggACCGAAGATCCTTTCTGGCTGTGGCAACTTCATCTTGGCGAGCCTTTCAGAAAGTTGTTCAGACATGGATTCAGAACGAGCCTTGTGTCTGGCTTGGACGATAGCCTCAGGCTCTGGACCGGAGATATCCCCAGTGTCGGTAGTCGCATCggaaaagggagaaagggCAGAGTCGGGGTTGGCTGAAGACTGCaggttggaggtggaaaGTTTGAGCCCTGTAGGAGCAGGGAGATCAAGCATGGAGAGCTGTTTTGCGATAGCGCCTGGAGTCATTGCGCCTGACTTGGAAGGCTGGTCTGGGGTCTGCATTGTGGGTTTCGGTTTCTTTGTGGTGTAAGCGCGACGTGTGAGGctgaaagagaaagaaagggcCTTGAGGAGGCGATGGCGTGGGGGCATGCAGGGGTGGGAAGGTGAAAGATCTGGCTGGGAATTACCGCAACACGCCCATATTATCGAGTAGTGGTcgctgctggtggtggtggtggtggtggataATAACAGACAAGTCCTGACGTGGCATTCctcgtctctcttccagcAGTCTAGTCTTCGACGTCGGCCACGGCGATTTAACCAACAACTATGGCTGGATGACCATAGTGTCCTCGATGCAAGGCAACCCAGTCAGTCACAGTGCCAGTCCAGCATAATAGGCTATGATTAGGGGTCTCACAACTGCTATCATACATGCATTGCTCTCCCAACTACGGGATCAAATTACCAAAAAGCCACAAAAAAAAGCGTCAAAAAGTCAAGGCTCGACGGGATTTGAACCCGCGACCGCTAGATAAACTCCAGTTCACGACCTCGAAGTCTAGAATGCTACCACTGCAACACAAGCCCTTGACGATATTTCTAAGCTTTCAGCCTTTCCAGATTCCGCACGGACACTTTGCTGTTAATTAATCTTCCATCCGCTATaaacgcgtcgcgtcgcgCTGATTTCCACATATCAATCTCAGTTTCATTTTTCGTCCGTATTGAATTCTTTCTGcgtcttccttcatctttatATTTAATCCCTTTAGGAATCGCTGACAGGAGGATGGCCGATCTCCAAGACCTCTTCAATTCCCcccctcgtcctcctcctcctcgctccgttcattccctctccccttcGACTCCCGCACGCGCGACGCGTCCAAACCAAActccactcttcttctctcccggCCTGTCTCCAGGCTATGAACCGGGCGGCAGGGAAACGTCAGGGATTGGCGCCGGGGCTCGTGACATTTCTATTTTCGGACGATCCCCATCCCCTGCGGCGGGACCGCAGGTGATAAGGGTGGAAGAACAAAGGGAGCAAGATGCTACGAATGGGATTGTCCGTATTCGACAAGCGGTCAATGTTCTTCCCGCTGACGGCTCTGCCTTTGGCGAAGGTGGAGCCGGGACGTTCCCCGTGGGTACAGCAGGAGCAACAGGgggtggaaggggaggagaatggaaTAATGGGGTGTTTGTCAATAACAGTGTTATCCACGATCCATTGGCCGGTTTaggaggggatgatgatgaggataatgaggaaggggatggtattgggaggaaaagggttATTGCGAAAGTCGATGCTGATCGGTAAGTTtctttcccatctccccttTTCCCAATCCTCTAACTGACTCTActgctcttctctcccttccctgcTGCCTTCTTTtactctccctttcctcccatccccttATCCTATTCattcccttctcttcccttaaCTCTAATCAGCCTCCTCGGCGAAAATGGCATCCCAGCTCTTTGCCGCGCCGCCAAAAAATTCAAACCACGGGGTAAAGGCCGTGAAGCCGACGACCTCCGCCGGGTGCTGAACATGTACCAAATGTGGGCGCACGGCATGTTTCCAAAAGGTGATTTTGCGCATACGATGCATCGGACAGAGACCGTTTGTAGGTCCAGGCGGATGGAGGTGggttttttttcctttcttttttctcttctctcttctctcttctccttctccattgCGTTGATGCCCAAGTTATGTTTGAGCTAAATTGTACTACCTACGCACGCACAGTCCGCATTGTCAGGATTTAAAGACGCATTCAACCCACGTCCACCTACACTACCTCGGGAATTCTCAAACTCTCCTCAggcttctccttctcgctcTGGTTC
This region of Cryptococcus neoformans var. neoformans B-3501A chromosome 10, whole genome shotgun sequence genomic DNA includes:
- a CDS encoding hypothetical protein (HMMPfam hit to tRNA-synt_1b, tRNA synthetases class I (W and Y), score: 124.3, E(): 2.9e-34), whose product is MPPRHRLLKALSFSFSLTRRAYTTKKPKPTMQTPDQPSKSGAMTPGAIAKQLSMLDLPAPTGLKLSTSNLQSSANPDSALSPFSDATTDTGDISGPEPEAIVQARHKARSESMSEQLSERLAKMKLPQPERIFGPEEGGSSASREDNGGKQGVSADDWEKIKLADEVPEAVKEPKRMTHSRHTSRAEPALPRTPTIPEAEEISAPATVKEQKITPFDVEGGVDASGRELAIDYEKVTKRFGATLISQELLERFERLTGQKPHPLLRRGTFYSHRDFNLILDRYEKGQPFYLYTGRGPSSDSMHMGHLVPFMFTAYLQRVFNVPLVIQITDDEKYLLERDAKKQQELMKKIKAKKPLDLLRYYKKMGQDNIKDIIACGVIPEKTFIFSDLNTVSGVFYENVNLISKTITLSQSRNIFGFSDSDNVGMFHFAAVQATPSFCNSFPQIFGTRDDIPALIPCAIDQDPYFLLTRDSADRLGYKKPALLHAKFLPALQGAGTKMSASKENTAIFMTDDAKKIAKKIKSHAFSGGGATKEDHEKYGGNPDVDIAYQYLSFFEEDDAKMEKLATEYRKGTLSTREMKEACIEKLQEVVAEFQKNRAAVTDEVLQYFQDPTRKIDPRPKAKETSESAPAATSVPGVGAV